Proteins encoded within one genomic window of Amycolatopsis nigrescens CSC17Ta-90:
- a CDS encoding APC family permease, producing MVDASAPQPATTPAGQPELKRAIGPKLLLLFVVGDILGTTIYALTGQVAGRVGGALWLPFLIAFVVAFMTAFSYLELVGKYPRAAGAALYTNKAFHIPALTFMVAFAVMCSGITSASSAAVAFGNTYLKVFAELPMPWVAILFVIGIALVNFRGVSESVKANVVLTCIELSGLAIIIAVGVWAVANGDGEPSRLVEINTADTTWLVAITSATSLAFFAMVGFEDSVNMAEECQDPVRIFPKAVLWGMVITATIYLLVSVTSSLLVPADDLAAAKSDALLKVLDVGAPGLPREIFSAIGLFAVINSALINMMMASRLLYGMANEKIIPKAFGTVHPARRTPWVAIVFTSAIAIVLVSTVDIGVLGGTTALLLLVVFSIVNVAVLVLRKDKVAHQHFRAPTVIPVLAAIFCVYLVSPLSGRPARDYIVAAILLGVGVLLWGVNWLLMRAAKQKEQGPQEPVAS from the coding sequence GGCCAGGTGGCCGGCCGGGTCGGCGGCGCGTTGTGGCTGCCGTTCCTGATCGCGTTCGTGGTGGCCTTCATGACCGCGTTCAGTTATCTCGAACTGGTCGGGAAGTACCCGAGGGCGGCAGGGGCCGCGCTGTACACGAACAAGGCGTTCCACATTCCGGCCCTCACGTTCATGGTTGCGTTCGCGGTGATGTGCTCGGGCATCACGTCGGCGTCCTCGGCGGCGGTCGCCTTCGGCAACACCTACCTGAAGGTGTTCGCCGAGCTGCCGATGCCGTGGGTCGCGATCCTGTTCGTCATCGGCATCGCGCTGGTCAACTTCCGCGGGGTCAGCGAATCGGTCAAGGCCAACGTGGTGCTCACCTGCATCGAGCTGTCCGGCCTCGCCATCATCATCGCCGTCGGGGTGTGGGCGGTGGCCAACGGCGACGGCGAGCCGAGCAGGCTGGTGGAGATCAACACCGCGGACACGACCTGGCTGGTGGCGATCACTTCGGCGACCTCGCTGGCGTTCTTCGCGATGGTCGGCTTCGAGGACTCGGTGAATATGGCCGAGGAGTGCCAGGACCCGGTGCGGATCTTCCCCAAGGCGGTGCTCTGGGGCATGGTCATCACGGCCACGATCTACCTGCTGGTCTCGGTGACCTCCTCACTGCTGGTGCCGGCCGACGACCTCGCGGCGGCGAAGAGCGACGCCCTGCTGAAGGTGCTGGACGTGGGAGCCCCTGGCCTGCCGCGGGAGATATTCTCCGCAATCGGGTTGTTCGCGGTGATCAACTCCGCGCTGATCAACATGATGATGGCCAGCAGGCTGCTGTACGGGATGGCCAACGAGAAGATCATCCCCAAGGCGTTCGGCACCGTGCACCCGGCGCGTCGCACGCCGTGGGTGGCCATCGTGTTCACCAGTGCGATCGCCATCGTCCTGGTGTCCACTGTGGACATCGGCGTGCTCGGTGGCACGACGGCGTTGCTGCTGCTGGTCGTGTTCTCCATCGTCAACGTCGCCGTGCTGGTGCTGCGCAAGGACAAGGTGGCGCACCAGCACTTCCGGGCGCCAACGGTCATCCCGGTGCTGGCCGCGATCTTCTGCGTGTACCTGGTCAGCCCGTTGTCCGGCCGTCCGGCCAGGGACTACATCGTGGCCGCGATCCTGCTCGGGGTCGGGGTGTTGCTCTGGGGTGTCAACTGGCTGCTGATGCGCGCCGCCAAGCAGAAGGAGCAGGGACCCCAGGAGCCTGTCGCCTCGTGA